In the Chromobacterium sp. ATCC 53434 genome, GCAGAGCGTCGCGCCGCGCGCCGCCGCTCATATGGCCGCCAGCGCCAACGACGCCGAGCTGACCCGCCAGGTAAACGAAACGGTCGGCAAACTCGGCGCGCAGCTGGGCGCCAAGATCGGCGCTCAAGTCGTCAACGGCGACGTGGTATTGAGCGGAACCGCCCCCAGCCAGGACGCGATCAGCCGCATCGCCGAAGAAGCGGCGCGCGTGCCTGGCGTAAAGAGTGTGCGCAGCCAGGTCAATCTGCTGCCGGCCGGTTAAGTCCGCCGCAACCGGATCGACCTGCTATCCACTGGCCCGCCATACGGCGGGCCTTTTTTCATCGCCGCGCGGCGGCTAGCGCCACAGCGCCGTGGCGGTCTCCGACGGACTCATGTAGCGGCCGATCAGCCGCCGCATCGTGCCGTCGCGGTTCATGCCGTCGACCATTTCGCGCCACTGTCCGATGTCCTGCTCGGGAAACGTCCGCTTGGTGAACACGATGCCGCGCGGGCTGGGCGCCGACTGCTTGTCCCAATCGACCACCCTGACCCTGTCCTCCAGGCCAAGCTCCCTGAGCTTGGCGCGATAGACCATCGGCGTGGAAAACATGCCGACGGCGCGATTCTGCTCCAGCATGCGGAACAGCACATCCTCCTCCGCCACCTCGACCACCCGCCCCTGCACGGCCAGCCGCGCGACCAGCGGATCGTAGTAGGAACTGGTGTGGTAGCTGCGGACGATGGTCCAGCGCCACTGCGGCCCGGCGTCGAGAAAATCCTCCATCGAGGCGATGGCAGCCGGCAGCGACGACGACAGCAGCACATATTGCTTCAGCTGGATGTAGTTGAGAAACCAGTAGACGTTCTCGCGCTCCGGGCTCGCGATCGCCGACAAGGTGATGTCCAGCCGTCCGGCCTCCAGCTCCTTCCAGATTCTGGCGCGCGGCATCACCACGTATTCGAAGCGGCAGCCGCTGCGGCGGCGCAGCTCCTCGGCGACATCCCAGTCCAGGCCGCTGTGGTCGCGGTAGAACTGGCCGATCGGGTAGAAGGCGAGCCGGATCGCATGCTGCGGGCACCTGACGGCCGCCGACCATGCCGGCAGCACGACCAGACCCAGGGCCCACGCCCACCACGCACTCCGCATCGAACCTCCCGCGACCCGAGCCGCGCGGCGTCAGGCCTTCATCAAACTCTTCAATGCCAGCCGCACGCCTTCGCTGACCGTCACGTCCGCCGGCAGGCCCTTGGTGGCCGCGGCGGCCTCTTTGTCGTTGTAGCCCAAAGCCAGCAGCGCATTGACGATATCGCTCTTCTCGTCCGGCGTCGCGGCGAACGGCAGGCCGCCGGGCACCGTCAGATTGCCGCCGGTGGCCAGCTTGCCTCGCAACTCCAGCGCCAGCCGCTCCGCGGTCTTCTTGCCTATGCCCGGCACCGACGACAGGCGCTTGATGTCCTCGCTGGCCACCGCCACCGCCAGCTCGTCGGCCGTCATGCCGGACAACAAGGCCAGCGCGATCTTGGCGCCGATGCCGCTGACCTTGATCAATTGGCGGAAAGTCTGCCGCTCCTCCTTGCTGGCGAAGCCGAACAGCAGGTGAGCGTCCTCGCGCACCACCAGGTGGGTGAACAGGGTG is a window encoding:
- a CDS encoding BON domain-containing protein, with protein sequence MRKALIIASLIPVLSAGAAFAAGNDASGPSQQSVAPRAAAHMAASANDAELTRQVNETVGKLGAQLGAKIGAQVVNGDVVLSGTAPSQDAISRIAEEAARVPGVKSVRSQVNLLPAG
- a CDS encoding ABC transporter substrate-binding protein; its protein translation is MRSAWWAWALGLVVLPAWSAAVRCPQHAIRLAFYPIGQFYRDHSGLDWDVAEELRRRSGCRFEYVVMPRARIWKELEAGRLDITLSAIASPERENVYWFLNYIQLKQYVLLSSSLPAAIASMEDFLDAGPQWRWTIVRSYHTSSYYDPLVARLAVQGRVVEVAEEDVLFRMLEQNRAVGMFSTPMVYRAKLRELGLEDRVRVVDWDKQSAPSPRGIVFTKRTFPEQDIGQWREMVDGMNRDGTMRRLIGRYMSPSETATALWR
- the ruvA gene encoding Holliday junction branch migration protein RuvA translates to MIGRLSGKLIEKLPPQVVVDVNGVGYEVDVPMTTFYQLPALGQPCTLFTHLVVREDAHLLFGFASKEERQTFRQLIKVSGIGAKIALALLSGMTADELAVAVASEDIKRLSSVPGIGKKTAERLALELRGKLATGGNLTVPGGLPFAATPDEKSDIVNALLALGYNDKEAAAATKGLPADVTVSEGVRLALKSLMKA